The Styela clava chromosome 3, kaStyClav1.hap1.2, whole genome shotgun sequence genome includes the window agcgacatgttatgctttttgacaaaataacaaaagcATGGTTTTAggttatgtccgagagtttttagggtcatttccacaaaatatttttgcgggggggcccacgagagtcCTGCTACgccactgtatatatatatacacttgtCAAAATACCTCCGACTGAAGAGGTAATACCTTTCATGAGTCAATCTTCTAGTCGGCATTCCTTGTCTTTTACTGGGCTCAAACTTTGGAATTATCTTCCCTTGAATTTGAAGACGCTGAGGTCCAAAATAAATTTACAGAAACAAGGTAATtctcatttagtttccaaataGTAAAAATTACTGTTATGAAACCACACTGATGAATCCTGATCCTACACCGATTTCTATGAAATTAGCGTCAATGGTTGGGACACTCCTCAATTGCACATTGTTGTTTTCGTGGGAATTTTGGACAgctatatataataatatcgtTATTGTTCCTGTATGCATAATTACTATAAGTAGGCTTGCAGTTGAGCCATTCTCTGCCTCTAAATTTTCATTAGTTTTATTTAGGCCTGGTCTGGTATCAAAACACTCGCATCGGATTATGCATGGTTGGGTTCGTTGTTTTATATTGTAGCTGACAAACTTGGATGGTGTTTTCAATAGCTGTTCACCTTTTCATGTGCATGTTTGTTACTCTTTTCTTGATGTGAGGTCTTTCTTATTACACATGGACGGTTTTGGTTTTCTGTATGAGTGGTAGTATTTCTCTATAAGGGTTGTAGACAATATAATTAGTCCCTGCTACGCTTGTCCATGAGATATATTTTTCTGTCTCATCTCATAGCTATATATGTCCGCCCCATCCCATGGGCCATcggaatacaattcaataaaaaattactaAATTCATGAAAATTTAGGTTTAGTGTTTATGTAataggaatatatatatgtatatataccaaaacaaaacatatatatatatatatatatatacaatatatatatatatacagtctACACAAAGATATatacatacaatatatatatatatatatacaaaaagacATGGAAACCGAAAATATCCATTGACTGTGTttaaacttcaaaatttaactttaAAATTCAGTATCATTCTGACACTCCCGTTCTATTTCTGTCACTCTACACATTCAGCAAATTATCAATTTCGCGATCATGGACGGTTTCTTATATTTCAGTTAATCCGGGTAATTCCTGAACCATTTCCTCAACTCACATGTTACATGCAAATCTGATGTACACATAGTTTATATCAAGAGCAGGTTGGACTTCTCTGGATCGATCGCAATGAATTTGAACACCATGACGTAGTCACCATCCCAGacctacatgccaagtttcgtccgAGTCCAAAAGCTAGAATTCTGTTCACGCTCTAGGAATATAATCGTATAACCCCAATTTTCTTACGTGTCCCTCTTGTCCCATGAGTCCACTTATCTCACCTACCTGCTCcataggaaatacaaatgtgtgctgtccgaCCCTATCCCATGAGACGTTTCCCATGGTAGACCCATCCCCGTGGACAAGCCTGGTTCCTGCAAgattacaaattttttcaaataggcGAGCAGGCGAGCTATATTGGATTCCCCCTGCAACTTTTAATTTGCTGTTAGTCATTTTAAcgtggttttatattttttatgtgaGCATTTTTCATGTTAATTACGAAGTGATCCGGTGGGGTGTGAAAGAACAACTGAACTGTCCTGTCCTTGACTGAAGTCGTGGtctataaatagaaaaaaaatcttacCTACAACACCCTTGATAACCGATACATTCCCATGCCTGAATACCCTATTGTTCTACCCCAGTACTaccttaatttaattttatatatgtaCTAACTTGTACTGTTACCGGTAACATTAAATACCTATTATTTTCCGGACTATAATTTGGCCAATGAAGTGGtctagggcagggctactcaactggcggaccgcggtccgaatccggacctttcgagtattcaATTTGGACCGTTGCTGCTTCTTGACTTTGAATGTATCGCTTCTTTTAATTTCACAATTGTAACATAATGCATTTTTCGCTAAACCACTTAGGAAAAAATTCTCAGAATACTCGTTCACTCCCTTagcattggctaatcagcaagcaAAATAGTATACTCTCACTTTCTAGAACCAATATTGAAATCAAtggcaaaaacaaaaaaatgaaataaccaTTGACAAATAACTTTGCATTTGGTGACTAATAAATCGTTTTGCTGAAAGTCTTGCGGGCGTTGTGGTTTGTCTCAATTTTGCTTGGAAAAATTCTTCTTCTCCgcaattaatatatatatatattacaaattttcagTTCTAAAGATAATTGCAGTCGCTGGAAgactttcaaatatatatattgttacgGGTGCTATGGTGACAAATAGTTCACATCTTTTCAAAAAAGTCGGCGCTCAGCGACATTTTTGAAGCCTTGTCACACCGGCTCCGAAGCGTGATATTGagcattgctcttgtattttgtcaaacaatgcgtttgaaattttgtttgcataCGTAAAATATATTGAGCGGACCGcggtaatttttaaattttgtgtacggacctttggtgaaaatagttgagtaacTCTGGTCTAGGGCTTCCCAGATTTTTAACTTCGCGACTCCTTCTAATATAGACAGTAAATATTTTCGCGACTCcggttcacgtttaaaatgctaacagttcgaaatatgcatttttgatgttttatttacaCACTTAATTCTTAACTTCTAATAGACCTACACGAGAACTAAAAGAAACGCGCATTTATTCAGATTAACATCTCTTTATTATTGAGTGCGACTTCTATTTGCTCTATAGAAAGTCCAGACGTGGCTCAATCTTTGTTAATGCAGTCCTCCCCAATGgccaatgaaaatatatttgacaaaTGGTTAATTACAATGTGCCTAATCATCTTAAATCACACGTTATTGTTATCCAAAATGTCTTCTGTAAAAGTAAATGGAAACATCTCTAATGACTCAATTTGAGCTTTTCGtttcctttttttctttttattctaattttggatttcaaattagaaatatatattgGTGTTTTCTCCTTGAAAAGACAAATTAAGTTCGCTTGAATTTTCAGGCAAATCTTATAAATAGGATAATTTAAACAACCAGCTGTCATTGTGGAAGTGGTGGACCAACTTCGAATAACTATTATTAGCCTTTTTAAGATTTTTCTTTCGACGGCCAGCTTACTACTTTCTGTATGCAGTAAAAGGGTTTTGAACTCCGATTCCgtttcatcaaatatatatatttgcaaaaatACGGGTATTGAGTGCGTGACTCTCAATGAAGTTAATTACTTTTACAGCATCATGCACAACTGCATTTAGATCAGGAGAATTTTTTCGTCTACTAGGGTCTTTCGATGAGTCATACAATGGATAAAAGTAATGGATGTACCCGTATCACTTGCAGATCGCTCTTTCGCATGAAATCCGGCTATACATCCTGTTATTGTGGCGACTCCGTCGGAACACACCCCAAACCTAGCAATAGCCAGGTGCAGTGAGTCCAGTAAAGTGGCATTTAGAATTGAGATTTGTCTTGGATATAGTTTACATTAGGGGTGCGGGTTTCGTGAAATCTGTTATATTAATTTAGCTCAGTTAGGTCCTATTTAGTATTGGTTATTATTGCTTGTCATTGTGAATGTTATTTTGTCATTCTTTCATTGGTTGTTTATAGTGCATCCGTGTCgttataaattagttttatcgTTGGTCTTCAAGTTTCTGTGCTGTAGCAACATTTTACTCATATGTGGAGATTGATGAATACAGTTCGTTTTCTAAAGATCTCGTTGCCTCTTTACTTTGGTTGTGCAGTTACTAGAAGCTGGGAGATTGCGCATAATTCTTCAAGGCGGGTGCGGGTGCAAATATGACTCCACTATAACAACGTTGAGTGGATTGGAATTCACGTTCCAACTTTACAGTGAGAAAACTTTTTGTTTACTGTGTTGTATATTCTCAAAGATGACACCAAATATATCTGTCACAAATGATATTTTGCATGAACGATATTTGCCTCACATTCAAACAAAATATCTTGTTAAATTGCTGTTTATACGCAGTTTACAATCAATGCATCTTCGATTTCAATGATGCAGATtaaaatttttgacattttaggactaaatgaaaatataatttagtccCAACCCCGGTCAGAAAATTCGATTTTTCTGAATTGTTCTCTTCATCTCCTTCTCTTTTTTTCACGAAGATGCCGGGGTGTGATGTCGGTCTTGCTTTGTGAAGACTTTGAACTTTGCCTCTTTTTAGTGTTTGTTGAATCATTTTTTTGAGATTTTAACTTTGTTCTATCTCTTggtttttttattacaaataccTCAATCTCATTGGAGACCTCGTTTTTATATTTACCACTTCCAGATGGTGGTTTTTGTTTGACGTTTTCTTGAAACCTTTTCTTTCTGCCTAATTGTTTCTTTTCAACTATGTGAGATGGAGAATCTTTCTTATCGCTTCCAATTTCagtttctttctttttttttgtttttgtatgtcTTTGTCTACTTATTATTCTCCTGCGTGGACGTGTGATCGGCATAGTCTTTATGTCTCTCGTGCGACGAGTATGTGTAGAAGCCTTCTTTTTATTTGACGTCTTTGCGTCACCCAAAGCAAATTTTTCACGTTTTCCATTCAGTTTGTTAGAGTCGTTCAAACGTTTTGAAATGTGCTTGTCAGACTTATGATTCGTTCCAATATTTTCCTCATTCTTTTGAATATAATAAACGTAATAACCCGGAGCGGATGCAATGTTGGGTTTTTCTTGATCCGCCTCATTTTTGTGGTCTTCTGTAGCGTACGTTGATGGATACTCCGATGTTTCTTTATTAATTTGCTGTTTATCTATGAAATGAATTTGCAATAATATACTTCTACTCAATcaggaaattgaaaatttcttctgttcattacatttttcaatttgtgtAGTTTTCAGTTAGCAAATAACAATTACCTATATTGTTTTTTGCCTTTTTTCTCCGAGTCTGTTTCCATTTTattacaacaagaacaagaattCCAAGAAGCACAATTCCACCAACAACAATTCCAACAATTTCTTCCAGTGATATTTTGTTTGATGATTTTGTTGGGGGAAATGAAGTCGTTCGTGGAGGATAATATCTTTTAGCTGCAAAATAGCTGCTTTTAGTCGCCGTAATGTATAGTGCAAAgttcattttgaaatataaaatcataatattgatatataaTTGTTTACTTGACGACGCTCTgatatatttcagaaaaaaaggATTAGGTGGCTATGAGGAAATCATTACATTTGACGGAATAATCCACAATATTTTTAAGTTATTAATTTAATCTGTGTGCTTTATACCACTTGATATTTTGAAGCCGCAAATTTAGTTCGAGAATTTCAAATGAGTAAGAGGAAAAACTCCCAGTTTGGTccgttttgatatttttgatagGCCTACTGCTTTATTGCCTTCAGTCGTACATGTATGGTTTTTAAGATTTGTCGTAGGCCTACTAGTATATAGTCCGCCACCTAAATCATGTTTTATATGACAGTCTTTTGggcatattttcaaaaagtgTTGTATATCAACGCGATGCCCGAAATGTACAGGGTAATAAGGAAAAACTGAGCAGGTATGCTCGCCTTGTGAATAAAATCATATTGAGGCTTATGGTGGGTTCCCTATATTTAATGAAGAGGCACAGATACAAATATTTCGAACACAGCAAAACGTCATTTGCTTGGAAGCAATATCAACAGTCTATCCTCATTTGTCATATTAAGTCTCAACAAATACGCCGCCATGCAGTTGATATGTCGCAAACCACAATTTCTCGACATACCATATCGCGGCTGTTAAAAATGTAACTGCCTTTTCAATGAATGGTTCTGATACCTTTGAAATGAAACAACAGAGGCATATATACCAATTACGCAAGTTTAAACGTGATATAGTTACAGTACTTTGTTTccaaaaccaaatatttctttttcttcgACACATTCATACCAAAGTAGGTACACGCCAGTTATACGTTAATTAGACAAAATCGGAATACTTTTGGCGGATACATTTTCATTTTCGTGGGCAAATCTTTATCATACGCGCCATTAATATTGACCACGTATGTAGATACAAAACATAGCCAAAGCACACCTTGAtgaacatatttttaaatacaatttgaCACACTCGACTTCGAAGATTTTGCCTCACATCACACACTCTGGAGCAGCCCACGCTGCAATACACGTGGGTACATAAAGTGGTCGACTTACATTGTGATGTTGTTATGAATACCTGCTGTCTAGATCGAAATTCTAATTCGATATTACACTTTTTGGCTGGGATAGCCTAATTGATATCGCGCATAGATGAGTCAGAAAAACCAATCGGGAACGATCGTTAATCATATTATTCCAACATCTTTCAATAATAAGATATCAATAACAGGTCAATTAAAACAGCATTTAAAGCGAACTGGaagaaattttgagttttgcaataaatttccaaatttccttGTTACATTAGATAGAAATACTTTCCctaaaactaaaccatgtagaaAAAGCCAGCAACATCTTGGTTAAATGATGAGTGCTTCAAACACTTATGGCAagattgaaacaaaaaacatgtaCAGTAAAACAAAACGATCTGTGGGGCCCCGGTGTGATTAATTTTAAACGTAATAACCAAACtttagtaaattatttgaaaaagctTAAAACGTTTTGACATTATTTTGTGTTATTCAGTTTCTCTGATATCCTCTGAGATGAGGCGGACAACATTTCAGATGTTGTGTTTtaggaataaaaatttgaaaatttcttgtGGCATAGAAATAATACTCCACCGGTATATATGATGAAATATGTGATTCTCGTACACTtgcaatataaatgtaaaataatactCCTGGTATTTTTACCGGATCATTGGCCCCACTCCATCATAGACCTTTATTTAAATTTAGGAGATCAAAGAATAAGCCTACATAACCTTAGTCTAATTTATGTAACTATAGTTGTTAATAGAAAAGATGCAACAATGGATTCAGAGAGGATGGATGAATGGATCTGTTTTGGCTATAATTTTCGATACAGAAAACGCTTACGACAGGTTCTGACGGCTTATACAAACTGTACAATATTGCACTAGTATCTGTTTTGATGCTATTACCAATCATTTGCCTTCTTGTGTTTTGCCATACATGGcgcgttttttttttggggggggggggggggttgagTTATGCTTTGACAATCTTTTTGCAATGACACTGGTGTAATGATTGGAGGTTTTGCCATCGAAAACAAAAtccttattaaaaaaaaaaacttattctTTTTCTATTGACATACACAAAAATATCTAACTAATACAATGTAAGAAGGTGCGGTaaacgaataattttattaagtttattattatgtattacAAAATGGGGCGCGAGAAATATTACTTTGCTCACAGTCGATCGTGCGATATAAAACCAGTTAACAAAATACCACTGATGCTAGAGGCGCCTTAAACCACATCAACAACAATCAATAATATTTGTGAATATGTCAATATTTTTGATCAGTGAAATCTTTATAAGGTAATTTTCTGATGCTAGTATTTTAATTATGCCTTTTTTAAACGGGTTGTTCGGTTTTCTGGTGAAATTGTAAACTCATGTGGGAAtgctatatataattcaatgcGACTAACCGTACTCGGTTTCAAACAAAACCTGTTATTTCACGTGTTGTATTGCCCCAGGTCATGTTTCAATAATCCAACACGTAGTTGCAATGTGAAAAGTAAGTAAAACTGAGTAAAACTTTTTTGTACATATGCGGACTGCTTTTTCTAGTCACCTACCAAACTTACCTTAATGATTGCCATTGGTGCATCACCAAATATTTGACGTAGATTTCTCATACAAAATCTACCAACTAGAAACCGTTATAATACACAATCATGTAACTAATGGTATTTAGCAAATGAATCAAAAAACTTAATTACCTGTTGAATGTATGTTTGGTGTCAGGACTCCAAGTTTTCGACCTGGCCTGAATCTAGGCGGTTTCGATGTTGTTTTCGAGTTCACTGGCCTTCCACTGGAAGTACGAACGATAAATACAAAGATAGTAGTAGTTGTAGTATTATAAACTATCAGGATTGTCTACTAGTAGATAGATTCATTGAGCATAATCACAACTTATTTAAAATCCTGGTACACATTTAAAAATTGCTGAGTACTTTGTCAAAAGTGCTAAAAACTAGGCCGTCGAATGACTTGACAAGTCCAATGCTTTAATTATTTGTAATACAATACATTTGTAATATATTGACAAATACAAAAGTGCCACCGATTTCTAATATAAATAAGATGGTCAATATTCAAGCGAGCTCTAATTGAATCCctcaaaaatacgattataATATAAGACTGATCTAGTCAGATTTCTGAAAACCACCCTATTCAAGAAATGTCACAACacttt containing:
- the LOC120343186 gene encoding uncharacterized protein LOC120343186, which encodes MEISRALVHIVVYCFFRILSVSVKVDIINGRKDASTCCKQLPNSSFSSDCQTSYLWADIDEKYAYTPGFPNQFPIQRLCKWGIYTRPGKRIRLEFRDFYLIGPGDDGMCYSQGVIIKSPLSKLEMGPHCGNAGLPTVISAGNYLEVDLVSNIPMTSENYRGFKMSFIETVETPSPQLRPPNWGNGEPLTADPAVVEKIFPSATISSRGGRPVNSKTTSKPPRFRPGRKLGVLTPNIHSTAKRYYPPRTTSFPPTKSSNKISLEEIVGIVVGGIVLLGILVLVVIKWKQTRRKKAKNNIDKQQINKETSEYPSTYATEDHKNEADQEKPNIASAPGYYVYYIQKNEENIGTNHKSDKHISKRLNDSNKLNGKREKFALGDAKTSNKKKASTHTRRTRDIKTMPITRPRRRIISRQRHTKTKKKKETEIGSDKKDSPSHIVEKKQLGRKKRFQENVKQKPPSGSGKYKNEVSNEIEVFVIKKPRDRTKLKSQKNDSTNTKKRQSSKSSQSKTDITPRHLREKKRRR